From Variimorphobacter saccharofermentans, one genomic window encodes:
- a CDS encoding zinc metallopeptidase, with protein sequence MFFPYYDPYYYLIIIGILLSLAASARVKSTFAKYSRVRSMSGMTGAQVAERILRNAGIYDVQIERVSGNLSDHYDPRTKVLRLSDSVYGQSSVAAIGVAAHECGHAIQHQNSYIPLTLRSALVPVANFGSSLSLPLIIIGFSMGYVEFLIDLGILLFGAAVLFQIITLPVEFNASRRAVIKLGETGILMNDELRLSKKVLNAAALTYVAAAAASILQLLRLILLFRGGRNRD encoded by the coding sequence ATGTTCTTTCCATATTATGACCCTTATTATTATCTGATTATTATTGGTATCCTATTATCCTTGGCGGCATCTGCAAGGGTAAAATCCACCTTTGCCAAATACTCCAGAGTCCGCAGTATGTCCGGTATGACAGGAGCCCAGGTAGCAGAGAGAATACTGCGGAATGCAGGAATATATGATGTACAGATTGAACGGGTATCCGGTAATCTGAGTGACCATTACGATCCGAGAACGAAGGTCCTGCGTCTGTCAGACTCGGTATATGGGCAAAGTTCTGTAGCAGCTATTGGAGTGGCGGCTCATGAATGTGGTCATGCAATTCAACATCAAAATTCCTATATCCCGTTAACGCTTCGAAGTGCTTTGGTTCCAGTCGCTAATTTTGGATCTTCCCTATCCCTGCCTTTGATTATTATTGGGTTTTCCATGGGATATGTGGAATTTTTAATTGACTTAGGAATCCTATTATTTGGGGCAGCGGTCTTATTTCAAATCATCACTCTGCCAGTAGAATTTAATGCTTCCAGAAGAGCCGTTATAAAGCTTGGAGAGACAGGAATTCTGATGAATGATGAATTACGTCTGTCCAAAAAAGTGTTAAATGCGGCTGCACTAACTTATGTTGCAGCAGCTGCAGCAAGTATTCTGCAATTATTAAGATTGATATTACTATTCCGTGGAGGAAGAAATCGTGACTGA
- a CDS encoding PhzF family phenazine biosynthesis protein: MKYYIVDVFTEERYHGNPAGVCLLDEWIPDELMQQIAYENNLAETAFLVKQDGYYDLRWFTPEVEIDLCGHATLGSAYVLMNYVDETMKRVEFHTMSGPLTVIKEGDLYSMDFPVRKPIPCEVPDLLEEALGVAVLETHIARDLLVLIKDEDTLIHMNPNLTLLNKIDKAFGFIITAKGDTCDFASRFFAPAAGIPEDPVTGSSHTTLIPFWSERLNKKVLTAKQLSKRGGVLYCRDLGSRVEISGKAVTHLIGEIII; encoded by the coding sequence ATGAAATACTATATTGTTGATGTGTTCACAGAGGAACGGTATCATGGTAATCCAGCCGGAGTCTGTTTGCTTGATGAGTGGATACCGGACGAATTAATGCAGCAGATTGCATATGAGAACAACTTGGCAGAGACCGCTTTTCTAGTTAAGCAAGACGGGTATTATGACTTGCGTTGGTTTACTCCGGAAGTAGAGATAGACTTATGCGGACATGCAACCTTAGGCAGTGCTTATGTACTTATGAACTATGTGGATGAAACTATGAAACGTGTAGAATTTCATACAATGAGTGGACCTCTAACGGTCATCAAGGAGGGAGATTTGTATTCAATGGATTTCCCTGTTCGTAAGCCGATTCCCTGTGAAGTTCCAGATTTACTGGAGGAGGCCTTGGGTGTGGCTGTACTGGAAACACACATAGCCAGAGATTTACTAGTCCTTATAAAAGATGAAGACACTCTCATACATATGAATCCAAATCTTACACTATTAAATAAAATAGATAAGGCATTTGGTTTTATAATAACGGCCAAAGGAGATACCTGTGATTTTGCCTCTCGATTTTTTGCTCCGGCTGCTGGGATTCCGGAAGATCCAGTAACGGGATCCTCCCATACAACATTAATCCCTTTTTGGAGTGAACGATTAAACAAAAAGGTCCTGACTGCTAAGCAATTGTCAAAACGAGGAGGCGTTCTATATTGTAGGGATCTCGGTTCACGTGTGGAGATTAGTGGGAAAGCTGTTACACATTTGATTGGAGAAATAATTATATAA
- the priA gene encoding replication restart helicase PriA: protein MSKQYYADIIIDISHENLDKTYQYAIPEEIVNDAAIGALVIVPFGKGNRSINGYIVGLSEVPKISRELIKPIIRVVTEAPMIESHLIYLAYWMKETFGGTMNDSLKAVIPVKKAVKIKEQRMLQLAIDQDQAKQLYYEYQKKNNKARVRLLEALMKESILDYDIVINKLNISRSTLQGLEKQGVTKTISEQIYRNPIKNHFEQSGAVSLNEEQEIIVQDFLQEYEAGIRGTYLVHGITGSGKTEVYMEIIARVLTMDRQVIMLIPEIALTYQTVQRFYKRFGDRVSILNSKMSQGERYDQSLRAKNGDIDIIIGPRSALFTPFQKLGLIIIDEEHENSYKSETVPKYHAVEVARKRAELTNASVLLGSATPLLESFQKAQTGEIKYYSLKKRAKEAEPPRVWIVDLREELKKKNKSIFSIKLKELIADRLSKNEQIMLFLNRRGYAGFVSCRSCGYVVTCPHCDVSLTSHNDGTLTCHYCGYSEVQPANCPKCGSKYIAAFGTGTQKVEELIKKEFPDARVLRMDTDTTKNKGGHEEILTSFSQHKADILVGTQMIVKGHDFPKVTLVGIIAADLSLYCGDFRASERTFQLLCQAAGRAGRDVLPGEVVIQTYHPEHYSIVTAAQGDYEAFYKQEILYRTLMQYPPIAHILLLLITSKEEEQAANAADILGNATKLYLDKNDLQAQMIGPAPAAISKANDIYRRVIYVKHKDYTTLIDIKNYIEGYYSYSQQFNGCNLQFDFDPMISY, encoded by the coding sequence GTGTCGAAACAATATTATGCAGATATTATCATAGATATTTCCCATGAAAATCTGGATAAGACATACCAATATGCCATTCCGGAAGAAATCGTTAACGATGCTGCCATTGGAGCATTGGTTATTGTTCCGTTTGGAAAAGGCAATCGTAGTATTAATGGATATATTGTCGGGCTTTCTGAGGTGCCGAAGATTAGTAGGGAGCTGATAAAGCCCATCATAAGAGTGGTAACAGAGGCACCGATGATTGAAAGCCATTTGATTTATCTGGCGTACTGGATGAAGGAAACCTTCGGTGGAACCATGAATGATTCGCTGAAAGCAGTAATACCAGTGAAAAAGGCTGTGAAAATAAAGGAACAGAGAATGCTCCAGCTTGCCATAGATCAAGATCAGGCAAAACAACTTTATTATGAGTACCAGAAGAAAAACAACAAGGCGAGGGTAAGACTTCTGGAAGCCCTTATGAAGGAATCCATACTTGATTATGATATTGTTATCAATAAGCTGAATATATCGAGAAGTACCTTACAGGGCTTGGAAAAACAAGGTGTTACCAAGACTATATCAGAACAGATATACCGAAATCCCATAAAAAATCATTTCGAGCAATCTGGTGCAGTGAGTCTGAATGAAGAGCAGGAGATTATCGTACAGGATTTTCTTCAGGAATATGAAGCAGGAATCAGGGGAACATATTTAGTTCACGGTATCACTGGTAGTGGTAAAACAGAAGTCTATATGGAAATTATTGCCAGAGTATTGACGATGGATAGACAAGTTATCATGCTGATCCCAGAGATCGCATTAACATATCAAACCGTACAGCGATTTTATAAGCGCTTCGGTGACCGGGTTTCTATTCTTAACTCAAAGATGTCTCAGGGAGAGCGATATGATCAAAGCCTTCGAGCGAAGAATGGAGATATTGATATTATTATCGGCCCAAGGTCGGCATTGTTTACTCCATTTCAGAAGCTTGGACTGATTATTATTGATGAGGAACATGAAAATAGCTATAAAAGTGAAACGGTTCCTAAATATCATGCTGTTGAAGTGGCAAGAAAGCGTGCGGAGCTTACTAATGCCAGCGTACTTTTGGGATCTGCTACTCCATTGTTAGAGTCCTTCCAAAAGGCCCAAACCGGTGAGATAAAATACTATTCTCTTAAGAAAAGAGCGAAGGAAGCAGAACCACCTAGGGTATGGATTGTTGACTTACGGGAGGAATTAAAGAAAAAAAATAAATCAATCTTCAGTATAAAGCTGAAAGAATTAATTGCCGACAGGCTTAGTAAAAATGAGCAGATTATGCTTTTTCTAAATCGTAGGGGCTATGCAGGCTTTGTCTCCTGCCGAAGCTGTGGTTATGTCGTAACCTGTCCGCATTGTGATGTTTCCTTAACCTCTCATAATGACGGGACATTAACCTGTCATTACTGTGGCTATTCTGAGGTACAGCCGGCAAATTGTCCTAAGTGCGGTTCAAAGTATATTGCGGCATTTGGGACTGGAACACAAAAGGTGGAGGAATTGATTAAAAAGGAGTTCCCGGATGCCCGAGTGTTAAGAATGGATACGGATACGACGAAGAACAAGGGAGGACACGAAGAAATACTGACCTCATTCTCCCAGCATAAGGCCGATATATTAGTTGGTACTCAGATGATAGTGAAGGGACATGATTTTCCAAAGGTGACTTTAGTAGGAATTATTGCGGCGGATCTATCATTATACTGTGGTGATTTTCGTGCAAGTGAACGTACCTTTCAGCTGTTGTGCCAGGCGGCGGGAAGAGCGGGAAGGGATGTCCTGCCGGGAGAAGTGGTAATTCAAACTTACCATCCTGAGCATTATAGTATTGTCACAGCAGCACAGGGAGATTATGAGGCTTTTTATAAACAGGAGATTTTATACAGGACGCTGATGCAATATCCGCCGATTGCACATATTTTGCTTCTGTTAATTACCTCGAAGGAGGAGGAACAGGCAGCGAATGCTGCGGATATACTTGGAAATGCAACAAAGCTTTATCTGGATAAAAACGATTTACAGGCACAAATGATTGGGCCGGCTCCAGCCGCAATATCAAAAGCAAATGATATTTATCGTAGAGTAATCTATGTGAAGCATAAGGATTATACTACGTTGATTGATATTAAGAACTATATCGAGGGATATTATAGCTACTCTCAACAGTTTAACGGATGTAATCTACAGTTTGATTTTGATCCGATGATAAGCTATTAA
- a CDS encoding UDP-N-acetylmuramoyl-L-alanyl-D-glutamate--2,6-diaminopimelate ligase, which produces MFLDKMLEKLEYTCLQGDVHISITELVYDSRKAGKGHVFVCITGAISDGHAYIQEVVEKGVVAIVVEKDVPMPKNVTVIRVENTRQALAYMSAAYFENPAERLITIGITGTKGKTTTSYMIKTFLENTGKKVGLIGTIETIIGDKVIPANNTTPESYILQKTFAQMVEAGCECVVMEASSQGLMLHRMDGFTFDYGIFTNLEPDHIGENEHKDFDDYLSCKSKLFRQCKVGLVNIDDSHAERILQGHTCEVETYGFSEKADIRATDVKLVHRPGYLGIAYRVEGLMNFDVDMNIPGKFNVYNSLCAIALCRHFEVETTKIQKALHSVRVKGRVELVPVSDQYSVMIDYAHNAMSLQSLLTTLREYNPKRLICLFGCGGNRSRSRRFEMGEISSNMADLTVVTSDNPRFEEPQDIINDIIEGVKKGPGKYVEIIDRKEAIRYCIDNAREGDVIVIAGKGHEDYQEIKGVKYHMDDRELVKDILAER; this is translated from the coding sequence ATGTTTCTTGATAAAATGTTAGAGAAATTAGAGTATACCTGCTTACAAGGAGATGTTCATATTTCCATCACAGAATTGGTATATGATTCAAGAAAGGCAGGGAAAGGTCATGTCTTTGTGTGCATCACAGGTGCCATATCCGATGGGCATGCATATATACAAGAGGTGGTCGAAAAAGGTGTTGTAGCGATTGTCGTGGAGAAGGATGTTCCTATGCCTAAGAATGTTACGGTAATTCGCGTTGAAAATACCCGTCAGGCTTTAGCATATATGTCAGCAGCTTATTTTGAGAATCCGGCAGAGAGGCTTATCACCATAGGGATAACCGGCACGAAGGGGAAGACAACGACTTCCTATATGATTAAGACATTCTTAGAGAATACAGGAAAGAAAGTTGGATTAATAGGCACGATAGAGACGATTATCGGAGATAAAGTAATTCCTGCTAATAATACGACTCCGGAATCCTATATATTACAGAAGACCTTTGCCCAGATGGTGGAAGCTGGTTGTGAATGCGTTGTAATGGAGGCTTCTTCACAGGGACTTATGCTTCACCGAATGGATGGCTTTACCTTTGATTATGGTATTTTTACTAACCTTGAACCGGATCATATCGGTGAGAATGAGCATAAGGATTTTGATGATTATTTATCTTGTAAGAGTAAATTGTTTAGACAGTGTAAAGTTGGGTTGGTTAATATTGATGATTCCCATGCGGAGAGAATTCTACAGGGGCATACCTGTGAGGTGGAAACCTATGGATTTAGTGAGAAAGCGGATATTAGAGCTACCGATGTGAAGCTGGTTCACAGACCCGGTTACCTTGGGATCGCCTATCGAGTAGAAGGATTAATGAATTTTGATGTGGATATGAATATACCTGGTAAATTTAACGTATACAATTCATTATGTGCCATTGCATTATGCAGACATTTTGAAGTAGAGACCACCAAGATTCAAAAAGCATTGCATTCCGTCAGAGTCAAGGGAAGGGTTGAGCTAGTACCTGTTTCTGATCAATACAGTGTGATGATTGACTATGCTCATAATGCCATGAGTCTGCAGAGCCTCTTGACGACGCTTAGGGAATATAATCCCAAGAGACTGATATGCCTATTCGGATGCGGAGGAAATCGTTCCCGGAGCAGGCGCTTTGAAATGGGGGAAATATCCTCGAATATGGCAGATCTTACAGTAGTAACCAGCGATAACCCGAGGTTCGAGGAACCGCAGGATATTATCAATGATATCATAGAGGGAGTGAAAAAGGGACCGGGAAAATATGTTGAGATTATTGACCGCAAAGAAGCAATTCGATATTGCATTGATAATGCCAGGGAGGGAGATGTTATTGTAATCGCAGGAAAAGGTCATGAGGATTATCAGGAGATCAAAGGTGTTAAATACCATATGGATGATCGAGAACTGGTTAAAGATATTCTGGCTGAAAGATAA
- the def gene encoding peptide deformylase has protein sequence MAIRNIREIGDPVLNKVSKEIKEVDKRILTLIEDMLDTMYEANGVGLAAPQVGILKRLVVIDVSEEGNEPIILINPEILETDGEQTGDEGCLSVPGKVGTVTRPNYVKVKAYNEKMEEFIVEGTELLARALCHEIDHLNGELYVDKAEGELRSSLITEEVDS, from the coding sequence ATGGCAATCAGAAATATAAGAGAAATAGGAGACCCCGTATTAAATAAGGTTAGTAAGGAGATTAAGGAGGTAGATAAGAGAATTCTAACCTTAATCGAAGATATGCTTGACACCATGTACGAGGCAAATGGTGTCGGATTGGCTGCTCCTCAGGTGGGAATTCTAAAACGCCTGGTAGTGATCGATGTATCTGAGGAGGGGAATGAGCCAATCATATTAATAAATCCTGAGATATTGGAGACAGATGGCGAGCAAACCGGGGACGAAGGCTGCTTAAGTGTTCCCGGAAAGGTGGGAACTGTAACAAGACCTAATTATGTGAAGGTAAAAGCGTATAATGAAAAAATGGAAGAGTTTATTGTGGAAGGTACGGAGTTGTTGGCCAGAGCCCTTTGCCATGAAATAGATCATCTTAATGGAGAGTTATATGTTGACAAGGCGGAAGGAGAACTTCGAAGCTCTCTGATTACAGAAGAGGTAGATTCATAA
- the fmt gene encoding methionyl-tRNA formyltransferase, protein MRVLFMGTPDFAAVILEKIITSGHEVIGVVTQPDKEKGRGRTISFSPVKELAIKYGCTVYQPVKVRDESFLQTVKELAPEAIIVAAFGQILPKTLLDMPPYGCINVHASLLPKYRGAAPIQYSILEGEEETGITIMYMDDGIDTGDMILQARTPISPDETGGSLYEKLAVIGADLLIEALEKIKNNTAERIHQNNEQSTYVKMITKEMGKLDFTWPAIKLERWIRGMDPWPSAYTYLDGKTLKIWKAEVEEYQDEENKPAKPGEVVEIRKDAIAVMTGEGILVIKELQLEGKKRMPCGAFLLGYPITVGTVLGS, encoded by the coding sequence GTGAGGGTTTTATTCATGGGAACGCCGGATTTTGCGGCAGTAATTCTGGAAAAAATAATAACCTCCGGTCATGAAGTGATTGGAGTAGTGACACAGCCTGATAAGGAAAAGGGAAGAGGAAGGACAATCTCCTTTTCACCCGTCAAAGAGCTGGCGATAAAATATGGCTGCACCGTATATCAGCCTGTGAAGGTAAGAGATGAAAGTTTTCTGCAGACTGTTAAGGAATTAGCACCGGAAGCAATAATAGTGGCGGCTTTTGGACAGATACTTCCAAAGACATTATTAGATATGCCGCCCTATGGATGCATTAATGTTCATGCATCCCTGCTTCCTAAGTATCGAGGTGCAGCACCCATTCAGTATTCTATTTTGGAAGGGGAAGAAGAAACCGGCATCACAATTATGTATATGGATGACGGAATTGATACGGGAGATATGATTTTACAAGCAAGAACGCCGATATCACCGGACGAAACCGGTGGAAGTCTTTATGAGAAGCTGGCTGTAATTGGTGCTGATTTATTAATTGAGGCATTGGAGAAGATTAAGAACAATACAGCGGAACGAATTCACCAGAATAACGAACAGTCAACCTATGTTAAGATGATTACGAAAGAGATGGGCAAGTTGGATTTTACCTGGCCTGCAATCAAGCTGGAGCGATGGATACGCGGTATGGATCCCTGGCCCAGTGCTTATACCTATTTAGATGGAAAGACGCTGAAAATATGGAAGGCTGAAGTAGAAGAATATCAAGATGAAGAGAATAAACCTGCAAAACCGGGTGAAGTGGTGGAGATACGGAAGGATGCCATAGCGGTAATGACCGGAGAAGGCATTCTGGTAATTAAGGAGCTGCAATTGGAAGGCAAAAAACGTATGCCATGCGGAGCATTTCTTCTTGGATATCCAATTACGGTCGGCACTGTACTGGGATCATAG